GTTGCTGCTCCTGCCGCCGCGTTTCCTCGGCCATGCGTTCGGGGTGGCTTTCCATGTAGGCCAGTTCATCGGCGCTGTAGGAAAGATAGCGATGGATATCGTTGAGCAACGCATCGGTGGTCAACGCCAGCTTGGACGCATAGATGCGGTTCGTGTCCATGGCATTGCGCAGCAGCAGACCGCGCTGCACCAGATAGCTGGCATGCAGGCCGCCCGCAAGCACCACGACGACCGACAGCAGGCTGATCCACAGGATGAGACGCCGCAGGTCGACGCGGAACATGACGGTATCCGTCAGTTGCGGGCGCGGCCCGGTGGCACGCCGGAGGGCGGCGGGGCGTCGCAGATCAGGGCGTCCCACGCGCGCATCGCCTGCCGGGCTACCGCCTGCAAGGTCTTGCGGCTGGCGCCGTCGCGCGCCTGGATGGACATGCCATGCAGCACCGTCGTGTAGAACGCGGCCAGCCCCTTCAGATCTGTCCCGGCGGGCAATTCGCCTTGCGCGGCCCCCGCGTTCAGACGTGCGAGGATGCGGCTTTGCATCTCGCGCCGGTTGTCTCCCAGAAAATTCCCCACGCCGGGCTGGTTGTCGCAACCCGCAGGTGCGCCCAGGACGATCATGCAACCGGGTGGCAGGCCAGGGGCCGTGAAACGTTCGGCCGACGCCAGCAGCATGGCCTGCACCGCATCGCGCGCCGTCGGCGCCGCCAGCAGCGCGCGCCGCGCCGAGCCGCCTTCGGTCTCGCGGTAGAGCTCGACGGCTTCGCGGAAAAGGCCTTCCTTGGAACCGAAGGCGCC
The DNA window shown above is from Achromobacter spanius and carries:
- a CDS encoding TetR/AcrR family transcriptional regulator codes for the protein MAERGRPRNFDRAQALQKAMEVFWSKGYEGASLTDLTEAMGINSPSLYGAFGSKEGLFREAVELYRETEGGSARRALLAAPTARDAVQAMLLASAERFTAPGLPPGCMIVLGAPAGCDNQPGVGNFLGDNRREMQSRILARLNAGAAQGELPAGTDLKGLAAFYTTVLHGMSIQARDGASRKTLQAVARQAMRAWDALICDAPPPSGVPPGRARN